The Mauremys reevesii isolate NIE-2019 linkage group 1, ASM1616193v1, whole genome shotgun sequence genome has a segment encoding these proteins:
- the ABHD13 gene encoding protein ABHD13: MEKSWMLWTFVERWLLALASWSWGLCRISLLPLIVTFHLYGGITLLMLIFVSIAGILYKFQDVLLYFPEQPSSSRLYVPMPTGIPHENIFIKTKDGVLLNLILLRYTGDNAVYSPTIIYFHGNAGNIGHRLPNALLMLVNLKVNLFLVDYRGYGKSEGEASEEGLYLDSEAVLDYVMTRSDLDKTKIFLFGRSLGGAVAVHLASENSHRISAIMVENTFLSIPHMASTLFSFFPMRYLPLWCYKNQYLSYRKISQCRMPSLFISGLSDQLIPPVMMKQLYELSPSRTKRLAIFPDGTHNDTWQCQGYFTALEQFIKEVIKSHSPEEMAKTSSNVTII, encoded by the coding sequence ATGGAAAAGTCATGGATGCTTTGGACCTTTGTTGAAAGGTGGCTGCTGGCTTTGGCATCATGGTCTTGGGGTCTCTGCCGTATTTCTCTTTTACCTTTGATAGTGACTTTTCATTTGTATGGCGGCATTACTTTACTTATGTTAATATTTGTATCAATAGCAGGTATACTATATAAATTCCAGGATGTACTGCTTTACTTCCCAGAACAGCCCTCTTCTTCACGCCTTTATGTTCCTATGCCTACTGGTATACCACATGAAAACATCTTCATCAAAACCAAAGATGGAGTTCTTCTCAATCTTATTCTGTTGAGATACACTGGGGACAATGCAGTGTATTCTCCTACTATCATTTATTTTCATGGGAATGCAGGCAACATTGGTCACAGGTTACCAAATGCTTTGCTGATGCTGGTAAACCTGAAAGTAAACTTGTTTCTTGTTGATTATAGAGGTTATGGAAAAAGTGAAGGAGAAGCAAGTGAAGAAGGTTTATACTTAGATTCTGAGGCTGTGCTAGACTACGTGATGACTAGGTCTGACCTtgataaaacaaaaatctttctcTTTGGCCGTTCCTTGGGGGGAGCAGTGGCGGTTCATTTAGCTTCTGAAAATTCCCATAGGATTTCTGCCATAATGGTGGAGAACACATTTCTTAGCATTCCACATATGGCCAgcactttgttttctttcttcccaATGAGATATCTTCCTTTGTGGTGCTACAAAAATCAATACCTGTCCTACAGAAAAATCTCTCAGTGCAGAATGCCTTCTCTCTTCATCTCTGGGCTATCTGACCAGTTAATTCCACCAGTTATGATGAAGCAGCTTTATGAATTATCCCCGTCTCGGACAAAGAGATTGGCAATATTTCCAGATGGAACTCATAATGACACTTGGCAGTGTCAAGGTTATTTCACTGCACTTGAACAGTTCATCAAAGAAGTAATAAAGAGTCACTCCCCTGAAGAAATGGCAAAAACATCATCTAATGTAACAATAATATAA